Proteins encoded by one window of SAR324 cluster bacterium:
- a CDS encoding YbjN domain-containing protein, protein MNKYSALISDFLHNCGDADKGFVNDTEWWIVNGSVKVQIFLTSLEEDAELIVAANLFRYTRSNPELNEYVLKLNGTFKLKGVSFGIRNKHLVLSFVRPVLGLDPEELEWMIACIAIIADEYDDYLLNEFSIA, encoded by the coding sequence GTGAATAAATACAGTGCACTGATTTCTGATTTTCTTCACAATTGTGGTGATGCAGACAAGGGGTTTGTGAATGACACAGAGTGGTGGATCGTCAATGGCTCTGTGAAGGTTCAGATTTTTCTGACTTCCCTCGAAGAAGACGCAGAGTTGATTGTGGCGGCCAACCTTTTCCGTTACACACGATCAAACCCTGAGTTGAATGAATATGTTCTGAAATTAAATGGGACCTTTAAACTCAAGGGTGTCTCTTTTGGGATTCGCAATAAACATCTTGTTCTGAGTTTTGTTCGTCCGGTGCTTGGCCTAGATCCAGAAGAACTGGAGTGGATGATTGCCTGTATTGCCATCATCGCAGACGAATATGACGACTACCTGTTGAATGAGTTCAGTATTGCCTGA
- a CDS encoding arginyltransferase produces the protein MEEFFPSSWTVYHTHNGPCPYRAVGQWDNITFYADQLPIETYETLLGKGFRRSGISIYHPACENCRLCIPMRVHVPSFLPSRSQKRTQRKNQDLRIEHVPVVFREDVFELYRRYQEHWHQRGNPTSREEFTEFLIDSPVPSEMILFWLEYKLLGVSWIDRLEDSTSAVYFAFEPYAQHRRLGIFSLLHEIEYAQHCNRQWHYLGYWVPDSKKMQYKAGFRPSEVLLHQTWTPLTEELRHEC, from the coding sequence ATGGAAGAATTTTTCCCAAGTTCTTGGACGGTCTATCACACTCATAATGGTCCCTGCCCTTACAGAGCCGTTGGTCAGTGGGATAATATCACATTTTATGCTGACCAACTTCCGATTGAAACTTATGAAACACTGTTGGGCAAGGGCTTCCGTAGAAGTGGAATCTCTATCTACCACCCAGCCTGTGAGAATTGTCGTCTTTGCATACCTATGCGAGTACATGTTCCCTCCTTCCTGCCCAGCCGCTCACAAAAGCGAACACAGCGAAAGAACCAAGATTTGCGAATTGAACACGTACCCGTTGTTTTTCGGGAAGATGTCTTTGAATTGTACCGACGCTATCAGGAACATTGGCATCAACGCGGAAATCCGACCTCAAGAGAAGAGTTCACTGAGTTTTTGATTGATAGTCCAGTTCCCTCAGAAATGATCCTATTCTGGTTGGAGTATAAGCTACTTGGGGTTAGTTGGATTGATCGACTCGAAGATTCCACCAGCGCTGTGTACTTTGCCTTTGAGCCTTACGCTCAGCATAGACGCTTGGGAATTTTTTCTTTGCTGCATGAAATTGAATATGCCCAGCATTGCAACCGACAATGGCACTATCTTGGGTATTGGGTACCTGACTCGAAAAAAATGCAATACAAGGCGGGCTTTCGCCCCTCAGAAGTGTTACTGCATCAAACTTGGACACCCCTAACAGAGGAACTACGTCATGAGTGCTGA
- the ftsZ gene encoding cell division protein FtsZ, giving the protein MEASGPAFTIPQQDAFIPTIKIIGAGGGGGNVVSKMADEGIQHVELIACNTDLKALNNSNATIKMELGRELTRGLGAGARPEIGAHAAEESAAEIEQMLNGADMAFIVAGMGGGTGTGSAPVIARISKSKKILTVGVVTLPFSFEGKRRMRTALQGVGNLRENTDTLLVIPNERLLEATDRSTSFKDAFHMVDEVLVHAIQGITDLLNGVGDINVDFADMQTVMEGMGRAVIGKGTGVGKDRMFRAIDSAVHSPLMQDTDIQGAKGILIHLVAPRDAGALEITAAMNQLEDLADDDVNLIWGATLADTPEDQVSVTVIATGLPE; this is encoded by the coding sequence ATGGAAGCATCTGGTCCAGCTTTTACCATTCCCCAGCAAGACGCATTCATTCCCACAATCAAGATTATCGGCGCAGGTGGAGGGGGTGGTAACGTTGTTAGCAAAATGGCAGATGAGGGCATCCAGCATGTTGAACTCATTGCTTGTAATACCGATCTGAAAGCACTCAACAACTCAAACGCCACTATAAAAATGGAGCTTGGACGTGAGCTAACAAGGGGCTTGGGTGCAGGGGCTCGTCCAGAGATCGGTGCACATGCAGCAGAAGAAAGTGCTGCTGAAATTGAGCAGATGCTGAATGGTGCCGATATGGCTTTTATTGTCGCCGGAATGGGTGGTGGGACAGGCACGGGATCCGCTCCAGTAATTGCCCGAATATCTAAGTCAAAAAAAATTCTGACCGTTGGAGTGGTAACGCTTCCTTTCTCATTTGAGGGAAAACGCCGGATGAGAACTGCGCTTCAGGGGGTGGGAAATCTTCGTGAAAACACCGACACATTATTGGTCATCCCAAATGAACGTCTGCTAGAAGCAACAGATCGCTCTACGAGTTTCAAAGATGCTTTTCACATGGTGGACGAAGTGCTAGTCCATGCGATTCAGGGAATTACTGATCTTTTGAACGGAGTAGGCGATATCAACGTTGATTTTGCTGATATGCAGACGGTGATGGAAGGGATGGGTCGCGCAGTCATTGGTAAAGGTACAGGTGTTGGCAAAGATCGAATGTTCCGTGCCATTGATAGCGCAGTCCATAGCCCTTTGATGCAGGATACAGATATCCAAGGCGCGAAAGGTATTCTGATTCATCTGGTTGCCCCAAGAGATGCGGGAGCTCTGGAAATAACTGCCGCAATGAATCAACTCGAAGATTTAGCTGATGATGATGTAAATCTCATCTGGGGAGCAACTTTGGCTGACACACCCGAAGATCAAGTTTCTGTAACGGTTATCGCCACAGGCCTGCCCGAATGA
- a CDS encoding DEAD/DEAH box helicase, which yields MTFKEMGLSDAVLRALEEAGFSEPTPIQEQVIPLQIGHNDVIGQAQTGTGKTAAFGIPLIERLSPRQRDDGKHTTDALILTPTRELASQVSEELRKIGLYKSLSVVTIYGGVSIEKQVRTLRRRTNIIVGTPGRVLDHLSRGTIDLSGVRHFILDEADEMLDMGFIEDIQTIMQSLPKKRQILLFSATMSPEIDRIAAKYMSKHSTVSVSRSNILVPRISQWLHKVKSWERFEGLCRILSSHQPELALIFCQTKRDVDELYRQLHERGYKAEALHGDYSQNQRDQVMQKFRNHELDLLIATDLAARGIDSKLDMVVNYNVPENPETYVHRIGRTGRAGREGLAITFVSPEDYRQLYAIEKLIKTPLQYQDLPRREELKSHRQDFLQTRIEDGIKDVESADYVELAAKLLENGSPIELLAATLRVAGDALSPQISVDRQHELNSENTGAEYGMVRFFLSGGRTIGLMAGDVVKSVTHYTKIPGVEVGKITLQDDFSFVEVPETRARHLLENLPSFHFRGSEISVKPARAREKVARIRDFRYNNNQRSRRPQRRYSNG from the coding sequence ATGACGTTTAAAGAAATGGGACTGTCCGATGCAGTACTTCGTGCATTGGAGGAAGCAGGTTTTTCTGAACCAACTCCAATTCAGGAGCAGGTAATTCCCCTGCAAATCGGACATAATGACGTAATCGGCCAAGCCCAAACCGGAACTGGGAAAACGGCTGCCTTCGGAATTCCTCTGATCGAAAGACTCTCACCTCGCCAACGCGATGATGGCAAGCACACCACAGACGCTCTGATTTTAACTCCCACGCGGGAATTGGCCTCCCAGGTTTCCGAAGAACTCCGAAAGATTGGGCTTTATAAATCGTTATCCGTTGTCACCATTTATGGTGGAGTTTCCATCGAAAAACAAGTCCGTACTCTTCGCCGCCGCACCAACATCATTGTTGGTACTCCAGGGCGTGTGCTTGATCATCTTTCCAGAGGAACGATTGATTTGAGTGGAGTTCGGCACTTTATTTTAGATGAAGCCGATGAGATGTTAGACATGGGCTTTATCGAAGACATCCAGACGATCATGCAGAGTCTTCCTAAGAAAAGACAAATTCTTCTTTTCTCTGCAACAATGTCTCCAGAAATTGATCGGATTGCTGCCAAATATATGAGCAAGCACTCAACTGTCTCAGTTTCGAGATCCAATATCCTTGTTCCACGAATTTCCCAGTGGCTTCACAAAGTAAAATCCTGGGAACGTTTTGAAGGACTTTGCAGAATTCTGAGTTCTCATCAGCCTGAGTTGGCTTTGATTTTTTGCCAGACCAAGCGGGATGTGGATGAACTTTACAGACAGTTGCACGAGCGAGGCTACAAAGCTGAAGCATTACATGGTGACTACAGCCAAAACCAACGTGATCAGGTAATGCAAAAATTTCGCAATCACGAACTAGACCTCCTAATTGCGACAGATTTGGCAGCTAGAGGGATTGATTCCAAACTTGATATGGTGGTCAATTACAACGTTCCAGAAAATCCGGAAACATATGTACACCGCATCGGCCGAACTGGTCGAGCAGGTCGTGAAGGATTGGCAATCACGTTTGTTTCACCGGAAGATTACCGACAACTCTATGCAATTGAAAAATTGATCAAAACTCCTCTGCAGTACCAGGATTTGCCTAGGCGCGAGGAACTCAAGTCTCACCGCCAAGATTTTCTGCAGACACGAATCGAAGATGGGATCAAAGATGTAGAAAGTGCGGATTACGTTGAACTTGCAGCCAAACTACTGGAAAATGGTTCCCCAATAGAATTGTTAGCTGCAACACTGAGGGTTGCAGGTGACGCTCTTTCACCACAAATCAGTGTTGATAGGCAGCACGAATTGAATTCAGAAAATACTGGGGCAGAGTATGGAATGGTACGCTTCTTTCTGAGTGGCGGCAGAACGATTGGACTAATGGCTGGTGATGTGGTGAAATCTGTGACTCATTATACAAAGATACCAGGTGTGGAAGTTGGGAAAATCACGCTACAGGACGATTTTTCTTTTGTTGAAGTCCCTGAAACAAGGGCAAGGCATTTGCTTGAAAACTTGCCAAGCTTTCATTTTCGTGGTAGCGAAATCAGTGTGAAACCAGCTAGAGCCCGTGAGAAAGTAGCTCGGATCCGTGACTTCCGTTACAACAATAATCAACGCTCCCGTCGCCCACAACGGCGATATTCTAATGGATGA